The DNA region CTTCGCCGCCTCGACCAGCACCCTGTCCGCCTCGGCGGCAAGCGTGGCGCCCGTGCGCAGCCCTTCCGAAATAGCGACGCGCAACGCCTGCCAGGCCGCGGGCCCGAGCGCCAGAAGGCCATTGAGGCTTGGCGCCGCGCAGGCTTCGGCGGCGGCGCGCGCCGACCCCTGCAAATGGTGCGCGACGGCCGGCAGGTCGACGATGCGATCGCCGATGGCGACACCGCCGCGCCAGGGCTCGGCAGAGCCGCGGCGGCGAAACACGCCGAACGGCAGGTTCTGGATCGGAAACGGCGTTTGCGGATCGTTCGCCGAGGTCACCCAGCTCGTCAAAGCGGGATCGTGGGTGTGGTCGAGGCCGTCGAAGGTCATGGGGCAAATCTCGTGTGAGCGAGGCGCGCGCTTGACCTCTTTATGCCGCCTCGTTACGAGTCAAACAAACATTTTAAGTGCTCGTTTGAATAATTGGCGAAGAAAATCGCCGCATGAAGGGGGAAGACCCATGGGACGGAAGACTCTGCTCGCTGCTTGCCTCGCCTTGGCGGCATCTTCGGCGGCGGCGCAGGATTGGCCGACACGGCCGATTGAAATGATCCTGCCCTTCGCGGCGGGCGGCGGCGTCGACTCCGTCGGCCGCGCGGTCGCCGCCTCGATGTCGGAGCAACTCGGCAAGCAGGTGGTGGTGGTCAACCGAGTCGGTGCCGGCGGCACGCTCGGCTTCTCCAATCTCGCGGCGGCGGCTCCCGACGGCTATACGCTCGGCTTCGGCCCGACGACGCCGATCGCCAACGCGCCGTACCTCGTCAAAGGCGTGCGCTACAACGTCGATTCATTCGACTACATCTGCCAGGTATTCGAGAATCCATTCTCGATCGCGGTGCGCCAGGACTCGCCGTACAAATCGATCGCCGATCTGATCGCCGCGGCTAAGCGCACGCCAAACAAGCTGACTTACGGCCATGCTGGTCTCGGCTCGATCCCGCATTTATCGGTAGAGAACGCCGCGTCCGCGCTCGGCTTCCAGGCGGTGCAGGTACCGTTCCGTGGTGACGGCGATCTCCTGCCCGTGCTGATGAAAGGCGATCTCGACTTCGGCGCGCCCGCGATCTCCTCGATCGTTGGCCGCGATCTGCGCGTGCTGGTCGTGTTCTCCGATAAGCGCCATCCCGCCTTCCCCGACGCGCCGACGGCCAAGGAGATCGGCATTGCGACCTCGGTGCCGCCCGGACAGAACGGCGTTTTCGCGCCGAAGGGATTGCCCGAACCGATCCGTCAGCGCCTGGAGAAGGCATGCCAGACGGCGGTCGACAGCCCCGCCGTCCATAAGATCGCCGGCAGCACCGGCGCGATCGTGCAGTTCGTACCGGGCCAAGTCTTCCACGATGCAACGGCCGCCGACTACAAGTTCAAGGGCGAATTGATCCGCCGGTTGAATTTGGGCGAACCCTGACCGTCTTTGTGCCGGTGTCAGGCGCCGTCGCCGGTCGCATGCGGCGGCGGTGCCTGCTGCATTGGGGGCGTGAAAGGACTAGACTCGAAAACGATTTGCTTCGTTCGCGCCTGTCCTTAAAAGCACCCCAAAGCGCAGCCAAAGCCGGGCCATGAATCAACTTCCAGATCCTTCCACAATGCGGCCGGACGCCGGTCCACCTGCGGCCGAAGCCGGCGGCATATTGACGATCGATCTGTCGGCCATCGCCGCCAACTGGCAGGCGCTGATGCGGCGCGCGACGCCGGCGGAAGCCGCTGCGGTGGTCAAGGCCGATGCCTATGGCTGCGGTCTCGAGCAGGTCGGCGCGCATCTTTCGCATGCCGGCTGCAAGACCTTCTTCGTTGCCGACTTGGCCGAAGCGCGGCGTCTGCGCGCGGTCGCGGGCGAAGCGACGATCTATGTGCTCAACGGCCTGCTGCCTGGCACCGCCCCCACCTTCGCCGCGTTGCGCGCGCGCCCGGTGATCGGCAGCCTGGTCGAACTCGCCGAATGGGACACGTTCTGCTCGACGCAGCAATGGCGCGGCGGCGCGGCGCTGCATGTCGACACCGGCATGAACCGGCTCGGCATCACGCCGAACGAGGCGGCGGCGCTCGCGCCGCGCATCCGCGCCGAGAACCACGGCATCACGCTGCTCATGAGCCACCTCGCCTGCGCCGACAATCCGGCGCATCCGCTCAACGAGAAGCAGATCAAGCTCTTCCGCGAAGTGCGCCTGCTCTATCGGGGCATCCCCTCCTCGCTTGCCAATTCGTCCGGCATCTTCCTCGGCAATGCGGCGCACTGCGACGTGGTGCGCCCGGGCGGCGCGCTGTATGGCAGCAATCCGACGCCCGGCCACGCCAATCCGATGCGGCCGGTGGTACGGCTCGATGCGCATGTGCTGCATGTGCGCTCCGTGCCGAAGGGCGATGCCATCGGTTACGGCGCCGTATGGAC from Pseudolabrys taiwanensis includes:
- the alr gene encoding alanine racemase, giving the protein MNQLPDPSTMRPDAGPPAAEAGGILTIDLSAIAANWQALMRRATPAEAAAVVKADAYGCGLEQVGAHLSHAGCKTFFVADLAEARRLRAVAGEATIYVLNGLLPGTAPTFAALRARPVIGSLVELAEWDTFCSTQQWRGGAALHVDTGMNRLGITPNEAAALAPRIRAENHGITLLMSHLACADNPAHPLNEKQIKLFREVRLLYRGIPSSLANSSGIFLGNAAHCDVVRPGGALYGSNPTPGHANPMRPVVRLDAHVLHVRSVPKGDAIGYGAVWTARHSSRIAVCAVGYADGYLRAASASDEAPGADAIVAGKRCPIAGRISMDLLAVDVSALPDNAVRRGDVATLIGGDITVDEVADRAGTIGYEVLTSLGRRYHRVYRID
- a CDS encoding tripartite tricarboxylate transporter substrate binding protein, producing the protein MGRKTLLAACLALAASSAAAQDWPTRPIEMILPFAAGGGVDSVGRAVAASMSEQLGKQVVVVNRVGAGGTLGFSNLAAAAPDGYTLGFGPTTPIANAPYLVKGVRYNVDSFDYICQVFENPFSIAVRQDSPYKSIADLIAAAKRTPNKLTYGHAGLGSIPHLSVENAASALGFQAVQVPFRGDGDLLPVLMKGDLDFGAPAISSIVGRDLRVLVVFSDKRHPAFPDAPTAKEIGIATSVPPGQNGVFAPKGLPEPIRQRLEKACQTAVDSPAVHKIAGSTGAIVQFVPGQVFHDATAADYKFKGELIRRLNLGEP